From one Deltaproteobacteria bacterium genomic stretch:
- a CDS encoding type II toxin-antitoxin system RelE/ParE family toxin, whose amino-acid sequence MILSFRDKWTRAFFEGERVKRFQGFERQAMLRLERLHAADRLLALNTPGNRLESLKGNRQGQSSIRINDQWRVCFEWPQDSPGPLNVEIVDYH is encoded by the coding sequence ATGATTTTAAGCTTCCGGGACAAGTGGACACGGGCCTTCTTCGAGGGCGAACGGGTCAAAAGGTTTCAAGGATTTGAGCGGCAGGCCATGCTGCGGCTTGAGAGGCTTCATGCGGCTGACCGGCTGTTGGCGTTGAACACGCCCGGCAACCGGCTTGAGAGTCTTAAAGGGAATCGCCAGGGGCAGTCCAGCATCCGCATCAACGATCAATGGCGGGTTTGTTTTGAATGGCCGCAAGATTCTCCTGGGCCGCTTAACGTGGAAATTGTTGATTACCATTAG